From the genome of Spinacia oleracea cultivar Varoflay chromosome 2, BTI_SOV_V1, whole genome shotgun sequence, one region includes:
- the LOC110778547 gene encoding thiamine phosphate phosphatase-like protein produces the protein MLKRMVIFDFDRTIIDGDSDRWVVTQMGLTPLFDQLASTLPWNSLMNKMMEELHLRGKTIQDIGECLKQMPLHPKIISAIKSAHSMGCELWIVSDANQFFIKTILEQYQLFGFFKEIITNPTSVDNDGRLRIAPYHGFELCPHGCTLCPSNMCKGMILKHIQTSAGEIGIKSTAIYIGDGGGDYCPSLKLGENDHVMPRKKFPLWKHIHGNPSLVKATVHDWSNGEELETTLLRLISAATIELRQSIS, from the exons ATGTTGAAAAGAATGGTGATTTTCGACTTCGATCGAACAATAATTGATGGAGATAGCGATAGATGGGTTGTAACCCAGATGGGTCTTACTCCCTTATTCGATCAACTTGCTTCCACTTTGCCATGGAACTCTCTCATG AATAAGATGATGGAGGAGCTTCATTTACGAGGGAAAACAATTCAAGATATTGGAGAGTGTTTAAAGCAAATGCCATTACACCCGAAGATTATTTCAGCGATTAAATCTGCTCATTCTATGGG ATGTGAATTGTGGATAGTAAGTGACGCGAATCAATTTTTCATCAAGACGATCCTGGAACAATATCAGTTGTTTGGGTTCTTCAAAGAAATAATAACAAATCCAACTTCTGTTGACAATGATGGAAGGCTTAGGATTGCGCCGTATCATGGTTTTGAATTATGTCCTCATGGGTGTACACTTTGCCCTTCCAACATGTGCAAG GGAATGATTCTCAAGCACATACAAACTTCTGCTGGTGAAATTGGAATAAAGAGTACAGCCATCTATATTGGAGATGGTGGAGGTGATTATTGCCCTAGTTTGAAACTTGGAGAAAATGATCATGTCATGCCCCGGAAAAAGTTTCCGTTGTGGAAGCACATTCACGGCAACCCTTCTCTCGTCAAGGCCACCGTCCATGACTGGAGCAACGGAGAAGAGCTCGAAACTACCCTACTCCGCCTTATTAGTGCTGCAACTATTGAATTACGTCAAAGTATATCATAG